A region of Mesotoga sp. Brook.08.105.5.1 DNA encodes the following proteins:
- a CDS encoding M24 family metallopeptidase, with translation MCLTRHEVVREYIGEASVEAVLLTRNSNIQWFFKGEVDPRIDTSSDFGAFWLLVTESMVVALSPSYDAERIKDEILPAGIEILAIDEYKNYRETISKICEKFRKTAVDCELFLSCSNYVPLDKSFYEKMQILDDREILRLRVVGKLTENILCEFAPELQPGMAELEIEKVLRAIFIESGLEAPTLCVASDERIAKSPYPVSTAKKIDRYLMLRATIRKQGLSVSLSRYFHFGAVPHSIEEKHERASGVAAKAAVAIMRAKSMGEVYEEIRNAYIALNAVDEITYFSPGGSIGYIQKRFSFAPNSSIEMRSPASYVLCPRIGGLFSEDTVLLNPDGTAEFVTLGEDFPKVKVRFESFRVHRPWVMII, from the coding sequence GTGTGTTTGACTAGACACGAAGTTGTCAGAGAATACATCGGGGAAGCTTCCGTAGAAGCAGTCCTCTTGACAAGAAACTCGAATATTCAGTGGTTCTTCAAAGGCGAGGTCGATCCGAGAATAGACACCTCATCTGACTTCGGAGCCTTCTGGCTTTTAGTCACGGAATCGATGGTAGTTGCACTTAGTCCAAGTTACGATGCTGAAAGAATCAAGGACGAGATTCTTCCGGCGGGGATTGAGATACTTGCTATCGACGAATATAAAAACTACAGGGAGACAATAAGCAAAATATGTGAAAAGTTCAGAAAGACTGCAGTAGATTGCGAACTTTTCCTCTCCTGTTCAAACTATGTTCCTTTGGACAAATCCTTCTATGAGAAAATGCAGATTCTCGACGATCGAGAGATATTGCGTCTGAGAGTAGTTGGAAAACTTACTGAGAATATCTTGTGCGAGTTTGCACCTGAACTGCAGCCCGGTATGGCGGAGCTGGAAATCGAAAAAGTATTGAGGGCTATCTTCATCGAGTCAGGACTTGAAGCTCCAACTCTGTGCGTAGCTTCCGATGAGAGAATTGCAAAGTCTCCTTATCCGGTTTCAACAGCAAAAAAGATAGACCGCTATTTGATGCTCAGGGCGACAATAAGGAAGCAAGGACTTTCCGTTTCTCTCAGCAGATACTTCCACTTTGGAGCCGTGCCTCACTCAATTGAAGAGAAGCACGAGAGAGCCTCCGGCGTTGCCGCCAAGGCTGCTGTTGCGATAATGAGGGCAAAGAGCATGGGCGAAGTATACGAAGAGATTAGAAACGCATATATTGCTCTTAATGCGGTAGATGAGATAACATACTTCAGCCCCGGGGGAAGCATAGGTTACATTCAGAAAAGATTTTCATTTGCTCCGAACTCATCTATTGAGATGAGATCTCCTGCCAGCTATGTCCTTTGTCCAAGGATAGGCGGTCTGTTCAGTGAAGACACCGTACTTCTTAATCCTGACGGCACGGCCGAGTTTGTAACACTCGGAGAAGACTTCCCGAAGGTAAAAGTCAGGTTCGAAAGCTTCCGGGTTCATAGACCGTGGGTAATGATCATATAA